The Bacteroidales bacterium nucleotide sequence GAAGTGGCCAGAAAAAATCTCAGAAGATTCATCATCTATTTGGCCCTGATTCCGCTGCTGACCTTTGCGGGGGGCTGGATCGGGGCCAGGTCGCATGTCTTTATGAGTCGCGTTCATCCCGATGTTTACCTGGCCGAGCTGATGATCAGCAATCCTGAGTTACGAGAAGACGAAGAGAACCTGGATATCCAGGCATTCCTGGAATCGGGGGAGACCTTTGAACAACTGGTAGAGCAAGCCTCGGTGATCCGCGGAAAATTCCGCAAAGGGGGCATGGCCATGGGTGGATTTGTGGGTCTGGCACTCGGAATCACCCTGATGAATCAGGTGGTGTTCCGCCGGCGGGAGGATTACGAGCCACATAAGGGTGATTGCTTCTCCTGTGGCCGGTGCATGGATTATTGTCCGGTAGAAAAAAAAGTTGGTACTTAATAGAAAGTCCTTAATTGAAGAGTATGAAATCTAAGTTGGATCATGAACAAAAAATAGTGCTGGCCCAGCGGGTGGTGCTGATATCCGGAGTCTTCTGCGGGCTGGTGGCCCTGCTGCTGATTCTGAATTTCTGGCAGATGAAACAGCATGAGCCGCTGGAGAGCAGGACCATCGAGGTGCTGGTGGAACGTCTGGCCAGTGAGCCAAACAATGAGGAACTGAAGGAGGAGATCCGCAGCTTTGACCTGCTGGCCAGGAAGGCCTATTTCACCAGTCGCTGGCAGGTGAAAACCGGTACCTGGCTTTTGCTGATCGGCGGAATTGTGCTGGCTGTTTCATTAAAGATAGTCACCGATCTGAGGTCCCGCATTGAGGAGCCTGAGAAGGTGACCGAGGAACTGTTGAAAGCCCGGGCCAATGCCCAGTACTGGCTGATGCTGGCAGGCGGATTGATCCTGGGAATGTCGCTGGTGGCGGGTATTCTGACCAATGACTTCCTGAAAGAGTACCAGCAGACGGGTAGCCTGGCCGAAACGGACCCGGGTACCGCAGATGTGGAGGTAATTGATGTCTTCGCGGGGCAGCAGGATCCGGTTGCCGGGACAGGCGATTCAAGTCTTACTGAAGAAACAGAGACCGGGCTCACAGAGGAAACCCGGGCGCAGGCTGCACCGGACCAGGCTCAGGAAGCGGTGCGGGAGACGGCTGCAGCAACGGTGAGCTTTAACCGGGAGGACTTTAAGAAGAACCAGGCCACCTTCCGCGGTTATATGAGTCAGGGAATTTCCTACCATAAGAATATCCCGGAGACCTGGAACGGTTCCACGGGCGAAAATGTCAAATGGAAAGTGGCTTTTTCCAAACACGGATACAGTTCACCGGTCATCTGGGGGGACCGGATCTTTATCTCCGGGGGCGATGCACAGTCCAGGGTGGTGAGCTGTTACAACCGGCATACGGGCCAGCTGCTCTGGGAGAAGGCGGTGACCGGGATCCCGGGATCTCCGGCTGCAGCGCCCAGGGTAAGCGACGATACGGGTCTGGCGGCCTCCACCATGGCCGTGGATGGCAAGC carries:
- a CDS encoding PQQ-binding-like beta-propeller repeat protein; this encodes MKSKLDHEQKIVLAQRVVLISGVFCGLVALLLILNFWQMKQHEPLESRTIEVLVERLASEPNNEELKEEIRSFDLLARKAYFTSRWQVKTGTWLLLIGGIVLAVSLKIVTDLRSRIEEPEKVTEELLKARANAQYWLMLAGGLILGMSLVAGILTNDFLKEYQQTGSLAETDPGTADVEVIDVFAGQQDPVAGTGDSSLTEETETGLTEETRAQAAPDQAQEAVRETAAATVSFNREDFKKNQATFRGYMSQGISYHKNIPETWNGSTGENVKWKVAFSKHGYSSPVIWGDRIFISGGDAQSRVVSCYNRHTGQLLWEKAVTGIPGSPAAAPRVSDDTGLAASTMAVDGKRVYAIFATGDVVAFDMEGRQVWGRNLGVPNNHYGHSSSLQVWGNKVVVQYDTNSSGRMLALNTANGETIWDVERPVHISWASPILIDVEGKIQVVTTADPYVSGHDLESGAELWKAEAMMGEVGASCAYGEGLVFATNEYARLVAIEPRAGAEFVWEDDEFLAEAASPVVYNGLLYTATSYGVLACYDARTGEKKFEKEFNNGFYSSPIIADGKVYILDMRGVMHILKADATGTLIAEPELGEGGYAVPAMADGMIYIRGDEHLFCIEK